The genomic DNA CAAACGCGGAGGCGAGTAAGggggtatttatttttaaccattATTTTATTTAGGCCCCGAGAGTCTATGGAAGAGCGAACCCCCGCACCAAGGGGAGACGTGGAAGGCCGGATGATGCCGCAAGTGAGTCAGTTGTGTAGCGCTCCATTGCCTCACGTTCAGGTTTGGAAATGCTATACAGTCGGCTGGTGGGCAATGGAGTGGCTGGAAGCAAGTCGATCCCACAATGGACGATGGGGGGGAGAGACTGGGCCTTTTCCATACTAAAAAAATTGGCGTAGATCATGATATTCTGCCGGAACAGTTGACAAATCGGGGGGAGCGTCAGGCTCGGAAGGACAGGTGAGTGCATGGCTAGATGTAGCTGAAAATAAGCACTGTGTTATCCTCCCCTTCTCCCAATCAATCTGTAGGTTATGGAGTTTGAGCCAGGGGTAGCCTAAAAATAGTGGAGTGTAAGGAGCCTTGAAAAGGAACAGGCTGAATTGTTCAGCGTGGttgccagagagagagagcgagagagagagagagagagagttagaaCTGTAGTGCAATGAGTGATGCTAGCTAATGGAGCACCATTTAGGGTCGCCACCTGGAGGGCCTCAGGTAAAGGTTAAACAGGCAGACCTAGCTTCTGGGCCAGGGCTTCAtccaaaaaactttgtttggcTCCTGAATAAATTAAAGCACTACGTGGGACTGAAACATTAGCTTCGCAGGACAGTGAAGGTGGGGCATGATGTTAGCTGTCACACCCGTCAATATCCCCAGGCTACTGACGGGCGGGGCCTTTTACTGACTCCGGGCATTTATCTGCAAAATGTCCCTTCTTCCCGCACGCAAAGCACTCACCCCCTCGTAGTCTTCTCCGTCAGTCCACAGATCTGAAGCTGGCTCGACCGAGCTGCATGGGCTGTTCTTCCTCTGACGGGAGCTCCTCCTGCTCCCGTCTCCACTCaagtggtgggggggggggagatttTCATTAGGCTGTTCAAGAAGACCCCCCGAAGTGCATCTTCTTGCCAGCCAGTCTCCTCCGCTAGAATccagtagtgatgtgtcggtcgcgaacgaattggctcttagagccggatctttgacgtgaacgacgcgagccagctccttattgggagccgtgggttttttttttctttctctcaccctctttcTCGCACTTTTATTCCGCATCACTCTGCACGccagccttgtgctttgcgctgggaagagaggcggtagttacactcgcagtagcacaggaacagagcctgagggaaagagagagaaagagaaccagggacaacaacgtcacattagaaaggtatagtaatcatccacaactattttcagttgcagatgataaaggattcagaaagtttattcatgcaggcccatatgacagagaatgtgaatcttctttttgttttcatattttaatttatatttaattgtgttgtggtttgcagtgttttgtgttgtttcactttaaatttgtttaaaaggaaaaatctgaaaatttaaatagttaaaagttgaaatgtaaatagttggtttttgtattatatgatttatttattacattttatgtggagtgaataaataaaagtatatttatggtggcccctagagacaaagcacatacaaactccaaaacacgtaaaaactccaaaacacgtaaaaactccaaaacacgtacaaaatacaacagaagtgctccagaatgctaggcgcagtgttacctagtggctacacaagccaggaagtaccaacgaccggatttggtgtgtggtaataaaaggtaaatgaaagatttttttgaattatttgaatatatatgagtgcttgtgcataaatacacaaacaatacacatatgctttcaattgtgtaatttaagtgatctaggtagctctgttttggaagttcagttaacgctagaaatgtgttttggagtttgtacgtgcttggtctctaggggccaccgcatatatttatatataaacatatataagtaaaaccacttcttttttttttacattagtaattcattttgtgcataattttatattattgttaataataaattaattaaagcaacaaaacaacctgaagagccggctctttttagtgagccgagccgaaggagccagttctctaaaaagagccggaaatctcATCACTAGAATCCAGAAGTCAGTGGAGAAATCTGCCACACTCTTCTTCCTTGTTTCAGGGAAATCATGTGGTGTGCGGCACTGTCGGGGTTGGATCCCTTATCAAAAACACTACGGAATTTGCACAAAAAGTTTTTGTAACAGATAGCAGGTTGCATACTTAACACAGCCTGGGCCCAATTTAGAGCACAACCTATCATTCCACCATTAACCTAACCCTGGTCCCATCTGAGGAATAAGCATGAGGTTGCTGTCTAAAGATGAGTGAACATTGTGTCAAAAACCctctgcttttattcaaatCCCCATTAAACTTTTCCAGGACCGGCAGTGGGTACTCACGCTGTGGTGGGGGTGGAGAAGGGGGCAGAGGACAGGCAGCATCAGAGCTAAGAGACCCTTTAATTCAGCGACCAACTGCCGCAGCTCAGCTTGTTCCTTCACAACATGTTTCATCAACATCCAACATCTCACCTTGAATCGAGAGTTCCCGCTGGACCGGGACAGTGTCCGCTGGATCCATGTTGTCGGCTGGAATATTCTGTCAGGGCTGGTGAGTTAGCTGACCCAGACGTGGACCTATCGGTTGAGTAGATCagtgcttttatttacagtgcttcAATTTACTATTTATTTACCCTCTCCCTTTTCCTGTGGTGCATGGCTCcggggagagagaggaaaacacaggagaagaacataacaacacaaaaacacacacaatggcAGGTCGGCCGGTGGGAGCCACCCGATCATGACACAACATCTTATAAGATTGGGTTGTACATGGTTAAATatagtgttgttttttgttgttgttgttgtagttttattagtaaaaaaacatctttaagtCACAAGCAAAAGGAGAACACACAATGGCACATGTTTaatgcaattcaattcaattttatttatatagcgccaaatcacaacaaaagtcgcctcaaggcgcttagTCGCCTCAAGGCTTCCAAGTTTACACATGGAAGATTTATTCATGTAaatgatttattattaaaaatagaCATATTAAAATAGACATAACAGAATTTTTTCACCCCCAAAAAATACATGTTCAAAGCACCATATCTGTGTTGAAAAGTTTCAACCgtttttaaacacaaacttCAGAAAGTTTAATTTGGCCATGACTACAAAAAAGCCAGCCAGCTAAGTTCTGCAACTTGGTTATTCTTTTTAAAGCACATTGTGACAGGTTCTAGTcttaaaaagtgctatataatcAAACTTCACTTTCTAGCCAACCAACAAATTTGTAATCCCTCCACTCATGCTCGTTAAACAGTTGTTATGTGATATATTATAGAAATTAACTTGTCAAAACAGTAATAAGATGATAACATGACAAAAAATAGTGGGAGaaacagacaatataaacaCAAGAGGGAGGACACacctggggaacacagctgaacagtaTCAACCTGAGTAGAgaggggaagcaaaactcacATGACACGCACAAGACGagggactgtcaaaataaaacaggaagtaattaACCATGGGACACAGGAACACAAAATTGTCACAGAGAATACAGAAGGACAGGGGGAAGAACCTATGGAATAAGCAGTAATTATGAAAAATAGAAACCCTCCCCAGGTGCTAATTAAACCTTCTGTTTTTAAGGGGCAGTCAATCAGAAGATAGTTAGCTTAAAACTGGACTGAAAGTAAGAGGAGCTGAAATGGTCCTTTTCAACagtatgatgtttttttttaatgttaatcatcaaagctatttttattcttggaatccaagaataaaaatatggatttgGAAATAATCACAagattttttattctttttaatcaAGGTACTacaatacatttaaaattaaattaaattaaaatctttgACACTTTTTATCTGTCTTtgaaagacaaaagtcaaaattTACAGGAAAATCTTAGTTTTTTGTTGCCTGCTTCACTGCATCTCTTTTATAAGTGCAAGAGTACAGATATGCAATAATAGACCGTGGGTCATACAATATGCAAATTAGGGAAAATTTACATCAAATTAAATATGAGTAATGGCTGATTTGATGACCAAAATCAATGATGATACTTAGAAACACATTACATTACACATTACATTTTCATGCAGTTAGAAGTTTGAACATGCAGCTTTATTAAATTAACACCTGGTATCCAACAAGAGTTTAGTTTAAACTAAACTTTAGGAACAAAAAAGTAAGAATCAACAGAATTAAACAAAGAACCGACAGCACAGAAAAGTTTAATCTTCATGAAAAACACATGGAGTGACTTCAACGTCCACAATAACACAATGTGTTTGGGCTTATGTGTGTCAGTTTCCAGCTTTAATCTTATGTAACAAGACCTCTTTATAAGTCAATAGAGGAATGAAGTCATTGTTGAACtacagcttgtgtgtgtgtcacttctACAacctaaaacaataaaatatgatCTTAGAGTAATGTAAATTCAGAATTCTTTGTAAATCATACGAATAATCaccaaaaaattaaacaaacaagtgATATGGGAGTAAAATATACCATACTAATGTGAATAGGAGGTCATCTTTTCCCTCGGCTGTTAGGGtacctgggtcggtgacccagtgttttgtgtttatggtTTTTTGAGTCTTGTTTAATCATTATTCTGTTCTCTGTGTATCTTATGTTTCCTAGTTATGTTTGCTTATGCCCTTGAATTTATTCAGTATTTGTTGTTTAGGTTGTCTTGGTTAGTATTTGGTCCCGTTCATGTCTTTGTCTCATGTCTTCTCTCGTCCCTTGCTCTCTGTCCTTTTTGCTCTGCTGCAAACAGAAGCAGAGAAAACTGGAGCTTCTGGTCTTGCCCAGATCTCTtttgaaaaagacattttaaagtCAATGAGACTTTTTaccagataaataaataaagaatataaaagTCTTCTACTTTATGATGGAAATGTTCTTTCTGGCTCAAAATGACATCATTTATgaggaaaaaattaaaactggcAAATACCAACCTGCTTCCACCTCAAGACGTCTGCGATTTTATCTGAATCTGTAGAAGAAGAAACAATCTCGGAAAGTCACTTTACTCTGTGTCTCACTGGATGTTCAAAGTTtttaacaaaagagaaaaagagaagcaTTCTTAGATTTTAGTCTGTTAGCCCACAAGCTGAGTTTTGATCAGAGTCCTGCATGAGTCAGTGTTATTTCACTGAGACCATCACAGTTTTACACACCTGTTCTGTATGACTTTGTCTCAGGTTTGCGGTGATATCCAGCACTCTGAGCTGATGGCAGATCTGGTCGATCGCATCTTCTCTGAGAAGATTTCAGTCCACAGTAGCTTCAACCACTAAATTATCTCTAACACATCACCAAACCAAAGTCTTCCAGCTAAGAGTACATCAAAGGTGAAAAGTGAGCCTAGaatgtcatcatttctgctctcctctttcttcttcttcttcttctacttctgGAACGCACACATCTGTCGCTGCCCTACTCAGGTCGATCTAATGAAAATCAGCCAGAAATAATAATCAGAAATCCAAATGTAGAATTTATAGTTCCCCATTGATCCAATTTGGGTATTAAATTTAAGAAGCAGTCTGTAATGCTCACCCCAGCATAGTTGAAGCAGATCATCAAAGCATGCTGAACACTTTCTACCATTCCACATGTGCATTTTCTATCCGGGTACTCAACAGCACCAAACCATAATTTTGAATCCATGGCTTTAATCTGGTGAAAATCACCCTATCCctactgttcatttttacacACAACAGATGGTGTTTCTGTATCTTAATATATGACTGAATGAAAAGTAATGACAACCATTATTTTCAATCTTCCATTGCTTCTACCTgttgtttctctgtattattgtcgGATCTTTACCTTCCAATAAAGTGCCTCCAATATAAACTGCCTTGAGGCaatttgttgtaatttggtgttttatgaagaaaattgaattgaactattGTGGCAGAAAAGTTGGATGCAAACCAAGACTAAAAGTCCTCAGGCAGGAGTCATAGCTGGGCTTTAGCATCTGGGTCACCCACTTTACCCAGGGAGCTAAACCAGCATCTCATTTGAATCAGTTGGTGATTTGTTTGTCTGGCAGTTTCAGGCTGGGAAAGCTTGTTAAACTTTAACAAAACATTATTTGGCACCAACGTGAATGATTTGGGCCATGTTTATCAAGTCTGAGTCAGGAAGCAAAGGTCACCTCCTTTATGCAGCATTACACCTTATGCCAACAGGGGAAAAAATCATGAGTTCTTAAACAAGCTGTAGGTCATGCTACTACACACATTTCAATATGTAAGCATTTCATCATGTTTTAGAGTCTCAGAGTTATTTCAGCCTCATCTTCACATATTTTCACAAATATTCACATTATCTCCAAGATCCAGTTGTGAATTTTTTTCCCTCAGTGTAATCGATTGCAACATAACAAATGACTGACCAGTGATTAGTGTTTTACACAGTGATTACGACAGAAAGCCTGTTTCTGCCACTGGTGCAAAGCATTTGCTCTTTTCGGCTTGTTCAATTGTGGAGGTTTTTAcattctttaccttacaatataaagcaccttgaggcaactgttgtttttttggcactatataaatataaatgaattgAACTGATAGCAACTTTAtgaatgagaaaatgaaaacaagtgtCAGTCAGCTGGTTCATGTCCAGCAGGAGGGGAGGAATCAGTGAGTCTGTTACTCCAGTTACTCACTCAGAGGTAAAGTTAAAGAAAACGAGCTTCCTTCATCTCACTAAACCTGTCTTCTGGAACAAGACCCTGAATGAACCCATATGTAAAGGACTGTAGGTTTAAAGCAGGCTCAGGTAATGTTAACACAATAGATGAGGAAAGGAGGGGAACTCTGACGACATCTAGTGGACATCTTGAAGATGACAGGTCTGAACAGAGAGCAGAAGGTCTGTGGAGAAGATCGCAGCACATTGTGAAATATGAACTATGAATAATATCTACATCTGTAACGATGTAATCAAAATAAGCGCCACATAGTTTAAGTTCGGTTACTGTACTTATGAAGCAAACTGCACACACAGAGTTAGCAAACAATGAGTTTACTTGCATTTAGGCAAAATGATATAAACACTTATCATGAGCCAATATAGCACATTTAACTGCTTTTATTTAGCAGGGATTACACAATAGACAAAATTAGTCACAAAAAATTTTAATCAAATCTTGCAACACGTTGCTAAGAAGGACCAGGACAACCAGGTCAAAGCCATATTGAAGTATAACcttcattaaaataaatcacaaagaaaacatatttaaataaaaattgtatACTTGTCTtgaactttttttaaagtctttattCATGTGTATTAAAACTTATTTATTGGCTGATAAAGAGGAATCACATCATGGTTGTTACAAGGAACAAGTGATGAAaaactcattttcatgtttgttttcttctatactgaagaagaaatacaagTTTCTGTGGTAAATATTAAAAGAGCATCCATGTTCAATAAATATTTGTGTCACCTTTAAagaccaataaaaaaaatatcaaacttAGAGAAACATAAAGTCGGGGCTGGAATAAACAATATAGAGTGCTCTTTACTGCTGTGGACAGAAAATGTACCATGACTTGGAGCATGAGGTCATTTTCTACCTCAGGTGCTGCAGTGATTTGGTTTCTCACTCGGGTGGATCCTTAGATGAAAATTCAGTCCTGATTTCCAACTGAATCTTTCCCCACAGGAGCTACAAATATatggtttctcacctgtgtggatcCTCCTGTGACTTTTCATAGTCGACAAGTCTCTAAATGCTTTCCTACAGACGTTGCAAGAATACGGTTTCTCACCGGTGTGGATTCTCAAATGAGTTTCTAGTCCTGATTTCTTACcaaatcttttcccacaggtgctacagaaatacggcttctcacctgtgtggatTCTCACGTGACTTTCAAATCCGGATTTCTTAttaaatcttttcccacaggtgaTGCAAAAATATGGCTTCTCGCCTGTGTGGATCCTTACGTGAGTTTCCAATCCTGATTTCCAAATgaatcttttcccacaggtgctacaagaaTGTGGCTTCTCACTTGTGTGAACTCTCACGTGTCTCGTCAGGTTGGATTTACACtgaaaagtttttccacaagtgTCACAGCTTACAGATTTTTTACTTGTATCAGTTTCACTCCGAGACTTAtctgttctgtttctgtgaCGTCTCCTTTTCTTCAGCTCCGCATTTCTAGTTGATCCCGAGTCCACATgctggttttcttcctgttccACAAGCTCTGGTTCAGGAAAGTTAAGAGCAAGGAGCTGGTCATCGTTTGGTTCTGATTCACTGAGGTCACTTTCCTCAAAACTAGAAGTCACCATAAAACTATTGATCTCCTGCTTCAGTACAATCTCCTTCAGCTCCAGACTGGTGCAgagttcctcctgttcctctttaatctgtggagGATCTGGGTCCTCCTGGTCCAGACTTGAGTTCCTCTCCTGCTGATTGGCGACAAACTCCTCCTCCTTACAGGTAGTTTGCTGGTGGAG from Pelmatolapia mariae isolate MD_Pm_ZW linkage group LG18, Pm_UMD_F_2, whole genome shotgun sequence includes the following:
- the LOC134616957 gene encoding zinc finger protein OZF-like, producing MKCKEEEDLAGQQVWNQERNFNLDQEDTDPPQIKAEQEELCISQEGEQLVVKHEDEGIVVWTGEERLRQLHNIWKPEKALQTTDLHQQTTCKEEEFVANQQERNSSLDQEDPDPPQIKEEQEELCTSLELKEIVLKQEINSFMVTSSFEESDLSESEPNDDQLLALNFPEPELVEQEENQHVDSGSTRNAELKKRRRHRNRTDKSRSETDTSKKSVSCDTCGKTFQCKSNLTRHVRVHTSEKPHSCSTCGKRFIWKSGLETHVRIHTGEKPYFCITCGKRFNKKSGFESHVRIHTGEKPYFCSTCGKRFGKKSGLETHLRIHTGEKPYSCNVCRKAFRDLSTMKSHRRIHTGEKPYICSSCGERFSWKSGLNFHLRIHPSEKPNHCST